In Candidatus Sulfurimonas marisnigri, a single genomic region encodes these proteins:
- the clpX gene encoding ATP-dependent Clp protease ATP-binding subunit ClpX: MEKFTCDFCGKNSDEVEKIFSAEKSHICNECVETCSLVLHKSQLQKAKSEFQKGLSIPTKLKEHLDNYVIGQNEAKKVLSVALYSHYKRIDKPVHNNIEIEKSNILLVGPTGSGKTLLAKSLAKIMDVPFAVADATALTEAGYVGEDVESILSRLLASADFDLEKAQKGIIYIDEIDKIANKSESATSGRDVSGEGVQQGLLKILEGGDVYVPLKGSRKSSSAETVLFDTTHVLFICGGAFVGLVDDEDTKKKNKTKEMGFLTSKEVVASSKEIESKDLINFGLIPEFIGRIPVITTLNPLTIDDLVKVLTEPKNAIIKQYQALFELDGVDLEFSDDALQKIAEMADEKGVGARGLRGIIEKIMLPLQYELPAKENVQGCKITKDYIDGNSEVELIYLPKEKN, translated from the coding sequence ATGGAAAAATTTACATGTGATTTTTGTGGCAAAAACTCTGATGAGGTAGAGAAGATATTTAGTGCTGAAAAATCTCATATATGTAACGAGTGTGTAGAGACATGCTCGTTGGTTTTACATAAGTCACAACTACAAAAAGCTAAAAGTGAGTTTCAAAAAGGACTCTCTATACCAACAAAACTCAAAGAGCATCTTGATAACTATGTCATAGGTCAAAATGAGGCAAAAAAAGTTCTTAGTGTTGCTTTATATTCACACTATAAAAGAATAGATAAACCTGTACATAACAATATAGAAATTGAAAAAAGCAATATTTTACTAGTGGGCCCAACAGGTAGTGGAAAAACACTTCTCGCAAAAAGCTTAGCGAAGATTATGGATGTTCCTTTCGCAGTTGCAGATGCAACAGCACTCACCGAGGCAGGGTATGTTGGCGAAGATGTTGAGTCAATCTTGTCCCGTCTTTTGGCATCAGCTGATTTTGACCTTGAAAAAGCTCAAAAAGGTATAATCTACATAGATGAGATAGATAAAATCGCAAATAAAAGTGAGAGTGCTACAAGTGGCAGGGATGTAAGCGGTGAGGGTGTGCAACAGGGTCTTCTTAAAATCTTAGAGGGTGGAGATGTTTATGTTCCTCTCAAAGGCAGCAGAAAAAGTTCATCTGCAGAAACAGTTCTTTTTGACACTACGCATGTACTATTTATTTGTGGTGGTGCCTTTGTTGGACTGGTTGATGATGAAGATACTAAAAAGAAAAATAAAACTAAAGAGATGGGTTTTTTAACAAGCAAAGAAGTAGTTGCAAGTTCTAAAGAAATAGAGTCAAAAGATTTAATAAACTTTGGCCTTATACCTGAGTTTATAGGAAGAATACCTGTAATAACTACTCTTAATCCATTGACAATAGATGATTTGGTTAAGGTACTAACAGAACCTAAAAATGCAATTATAAAACAGTATCAAGCATTATTTGAACTAGATGGAGTTGATTTAGAGTTTAGTGATGATGCACTACAAAAGATTGCTGAGATGGCAGATGAAAAAGGTGTTGGAGCACGCGGACTTAGAGGAATCATAGAAAAAATCATGTTGCCACTTCAGTATGAACTACCCGCTAAAGAGAATGTCCAAGGGTGTAAAATAACTAAAGATTATATAGATGGAAACTCAGAAGTAGAGTTAATTTATCTACCTAAGGAGAAAAACTAA
- a CDS encoding SIR2 family protein — translation MDNLVQSLKDGSLVPFVGMRVFENTKATDGSTLPYDSDSMILSLNSGRAMSSRLMYEYSRAAMSLEHRRGRDFIVQMTNHIYASKEYELPFTYNYFKSIQPKYMIDLNLDDSGCKVYDDVEHFMITGISRIMAANDRFVVYKYDLDSKKYSEIDKEDLNDSLPILFKPMGCMLPDRNFIISDADFVDWLTEAMGGFAMPTFLKEYKKDKSYLFLGVDFSRDTYRMVANELTLNLKDGYVVSNKEEYSKKEKNFISAHNLQLIQNSTDEFLKAL, via the coding sequence ATGGATAATTTAGTACAAAGCCTTAAAGATGGAAGTTTAGTACCATTTGTTGGTATGAGAGTGTTTGAAAATACAAAAGCAACAGATGGAAGCACGCTCCCGTATGATAGTGATAGTATGATTCTTTCACTAAACAGTGGTCGTGCAATGAGTTCAAGACTTATGTATGAGTACTCAAGAGCTGCTATGAGTTTAGAACATAGAAGAGGTCGTGACTTTATTGTGCAAATGACAAATCATATATATGCTTCAAAAGAGTATGAGTTGCCATTTACATATAACTATTTTAAGAGTATTCAACCGAAGTATATGATTGATTTAAATCTTGATGATAGTGGATGCAAAGTCTATGATGATGTAGAGCATTTTATGATTACAGGTATATCGAGAATAATGGCAGCAAATGATAGATTTGTAGTCTATAAGTATGACTTAGATAGCAAAAAATATAGTGAGATTGATAAAGAAGATTTAAATGATTCTTTACCAATTCTTTTTAAACCTATGGGCTGTATGCTCCCGGATAGGAATTTCATCATAAGCGATGCAGACTTTGTTGACTGGCTTACAGAAGCTATGGGTGGGTTTGCAATGCCGACATTTTTAAAAGAGTATAAAAAAGATAAAAGCTATCTATTTTTAGGTGTTGATTTCTCTCGTGATACTTACAGAATGGTTGCAAATGAACTTACTCTAAATTTAAAAGATGGTTATGTAGTATCAAACAAAGAAGAGTACTCAAAAAAAGAGAAAAATTTTATATCTGCACACAATTTACAACTCATACAAAATAGTACAGATGAGTTTTTAAAGGCTTTATAA
- a CDS encoding sigma-54-dependent Fis family transcriptional regulator gives MKKSCETCLTHKELLVIYDIASLISDSRDIQKSLEKSLMALKNSLDLGNCVIYKLEDEMLHIFASIGFNKHQKAISEYKLGEGATGLAAKSMEPVVIENIHNDIIFLNKSGNKNSETISYIAVPLIAENNIVGVIGANLTKNTRIDFDATVRALSIVSSLFAQYISSNMAVELEKERLKDLKQYYKMEWDSKVHNFGDIIGDSKEMQNMYKVIDRIAGSDVTILVRGETGTGKELVASAIHKRSKREEEPFIKLNCAAITDSLLESELFGHEKGAFTDAKETRKGRFELADGGTLFLDEIGDISASAQVKLLRVLQEREFERVGGSKTIHVNVRLVAATNRDLEQMVKDGEFREDLYYRLNVIPIDLPPLRKRGNDIKLLVNFFLQRSMQNHKKNVVITDEAMANLMAYPWPGNVRELENTIERIVLMGSEDGITASEMSLLLPALGNDRVVTSSDSFSLDNKTLDEVEEEALISALKKTEYNQAEAAKVLGITQRQIGYKVKKYGI, from the coding sequence ATGAAAAAAAGTTGTGAGACATGCTTAACACATAAAGAACTATTAGTAATATATGATATCGCATCTTTGATTTCAGATTCAAGAGATATACAAAAATCATTAGAGAAATCTCTAATGGCACTTAAGAACTCTTTGGACCTAGGTAACTGTGTAATATATAAACTTGAGGACGAGATGCTTCATATTTTCGCATCCATAGGTTTTAACAAACATCAAAAAGCTATATCTGAGTATAAACTAGGTGAAGGTGCTACAGGTCTTGCAGCAAAAAGTATGGAACCTGTTGTAATAGAGAATATTCATAATGATATTATTTTTTTAAATAAGTCAGGAAATAAAAACAGTGAGACAATTTCGTATATAGCAGTACCCTTAATAGCAGAAAACAATATTGTTGGTGTTATAGGCGCTAACTTAACAAAAAACACACGGATTGATTTTGATGCAACGGTAAGAGCTTTATCTATTGTAAGTTCGTTATTTGCTCAATATATTAGCTCAAATATGGCTGTTGAGTTAGAAAAAGAGAGACTCAAAGATTTAAAACAATATTATAAAATGGAGTGGGACTCTAAGGTACATAATTTTGGTGACATTATTGGCGACTCAAAAGAGATGCAAAATATGTATAAAGTTATAGACCGAATTGCCGGAAGTGATGTAACTATTTTAGTGCGAGGCGAAACAGGAACCGGTAAAGAGTTGGTAGCCTCAGCTATACATAAAAGAAGTAAAAGAGAAGAAGAACCATTTATAAAACTAAATTGTGCGGCTATTACAGATAGTCTTCTAGAGAGTGAACTATTCGGACATGAAAAGGGTGCATTTACTGATGCTAAAGAGACAAGAAAAGGTAGGTTTGAGTTAGCAGACGGCGGTACACTCTTTTTAGATGAGATTGGAGATATTAGTGCATCAGCGCAGGTAAAACTTTTACGTGTACTTCAAGAGAGAGAGTTTGAGAGAGTTGGTGGGTCTAAGACTATACATGTAAATGTAAGATTAGTGGCTGCGACCAACAGAGATTTGGAGCAGATGGTAAAAGACGGAGAGTTTAGAGAAGACTTATACTACAGACTAAATGTTATACCAATAGACCTTCCACCCCTTAGAAAAAGAGGTAATGACATAAAGCTTTTAGTTAATTTCTTTTTACAGCGTTCAATGCAAAATCATAAAAAAAATGTTGTAATAACTGATGAAGCAATGGCAAACCTTATGGCTTACCCTTGGCCAGGAAATGTTAGGGAACTAGAAAATACAATAGAGAGAATCGTACTTATGGGAAGCGAAGATGGAATTACAGCTTCAGAGATGAGCTTACTTTTACCAGCACTTGGCAATGATAGAGTGGTTACTTCTAGTGATTCATTTTCCTTAGATAATAAGACTCTTGATGAGGTAGAAGAAGAGGCTTTGATAAGTGCTTTAAAAAAGACTGAATACAATCAAGCTGAAGCTGCAAAAGTTCTTGGTATTACACAAAGGCAAATAGGCTATAAGGTGAAAAAGTATGGAATCTAA
- the nifT gene encoding putative nitrogen fixation protein NifT, translated as MAKVMLRESGDAIYFYIAKKDMEETIESIEFDSDEKWGGEVELSNGETWWIKPEPKNLPQETVCKKIAD; from the coding sequence ATGGCAAAAGTAATGTTAAGAGAGAGTGGAGATGCTATATATTTCTACATAGCTAAGAAAGATATGGAAGAGACTATAGAAAGCATAGAGTTTGATAGTGATGAGAAATGGGGTGGTGAGGTTGAACTTAGTAATGGTGAAACTTGGTGGATAAAACCAGAGCCTAAAAATCTACCACAAGAGACCGTTTGTAAAAAAATCGCAGACTGA
- a CDS encoding FAD-dependent oxidoreductase, protein MIYDIIVVGGGIAGLMAAIEAKKSNNKVAVITKGNLFKSNSSLASGGINAVLDSSNEEEIQSHIKDTIKACFGLENKNAISYMCNKAPNIIEKLVEYGVEFDKNEDGSIAQRSFGGGSSKRTCYVGDKTGSAIMQVLIKKAKTLGVTFLVNNFVMNLTTLNNRVSGVVVLRKFDSSVMVYPSKSVILAGGGYAGLYRGFSTNAQDYSGDMQAIALRAGLNLKDMEFVQFHPTGMIKTNYLVSEAARGECGYLVNNENERFVDELDTRSVVSLAISKQIESGRKVFVDLRHLTLEHIEAKLPSLYKTAFMQAGIDISKELLPVKPVAHYSMGGIESDMTKAKLKGLFVCGECAVSGVHGANRLGGNSLLDGAVFGELAGINALKFSKSKEYLPIDYNIVAKDQKMVDWIFDKESSKNFNSMRISMGKTMFDLAGIHRSEESLTKAFDYLKYLRRETATLHCIDKSRQNNVELSSILELKNALEVSETVVLSALKRQESRGAHNRDDFADENLKLRKSILINEPKKGYFKVWYEDNKFMLILQKIFTN, encoded by the coding sequence TTGATATATGACATCATAGTTGTTGGCGGCGGTATAGCTGGACTAATGGCAGCAATTGAGGCAAAAAAATCTAACAATAAAGTAGCAGTTATTACAAAAGGAAACCTGTTTAAGTCAAACAGTTCTTTAGCAAGCGGTGGCATAAATGCTGTCCTAGATTCAAGTAACGAAGAAGAGATACAAAGTCATATAAAAGACACTATAAAAGCATGTTTTGGATTAGAAAATAAAAACGCAATTTCATACATGTGCAATAAAGCTCCAAATATCATAGAAAAGCTAGTTGAGTATGGTGTGGAGTTTGACAAAAACGAAGATGGCTCTATAGCTCAAAGAAGTTTTGGAGGTGGTAGTTCAAAAAGAACTTGTTACGTAGGTGACAAAACTGGTTCTGCGATAATGCAAGTGCTTATAAAAAAAGCAAAAACACTTGGTGTTACATTTTTAGTCAACAATTTTGTTATGAACCTTACTACCTTAAACAACAGAGTAAGTGGAGTAGTAGTTTTAAGAAAGTTTGATTCATCTGTTATGGTCTATCCTTCAAAGTCAGTTATCTTAGCTGGTGGCGGATATGCTGGATTATACAGAGGTTTTAGTACTAATGCACAGGATTACTCTGGTGACATGCAGGCTATAGCTCTTCGTGCAGGATTAAATCTAAAAGATATGGAGTTTGTACAGTTTCATCCAACTGGAATGATAAAAACAAATTATCTAGTAAGTGAGGCTGCGCGTGGCGAATGTGGCTATCTTGTCAATAATGAAAATGAGAGATTTGTAGATGAGTTAGATACTAGAAGTGTAGTTAGTTTAGCTATATCAAAACAGATAGAATCAGGCAGAAAAGTTTTTGTAGACTTAAGGCATCTTACTCTTGAGCACATAGAGGCAAAGCTGCCATCTCTATATAAAACAGCTTTTATGCAAGCAGGCATAGATATATCAAAAGAGTTGTTGCCCGTTAAGCCAGTCGCACACTACAGTATGGGCGGTATAGAGTCTGATATGACTAAAGCAAAGTTAAAAGGTCTTTTTGTCTGCGGAGAGTGTGCAGTAAGCGGAGTTCACGGAGCAAACAGACTCGGCGGTAATTCTTTACTTGATGGTGCAGTGTTTGGAGAGCTGGCTGGTATAAATGCCTTGAAATTTTCTAAAAGTAAAGAGTATCTGCCTATTGATTACAATATTGTTGCAAAAGATCAAAAAATGGTTGACTGGATATTTGATAAAGAGAGCTCAAAAAACTTTAACTCTATGCGAATTAGCATGGGCAAAACAATGTTTGATTTGGCTGGGATTCATAGAAGCGAAGAGAGCTTAACAAAGGCATTTGACTATTTAAAATATTTACGGCGAGAAACTGCAACCTTGCACTGCATAGACAAAAGCAGGCAAAACAATGTTGAACTTAGCTCTATTTTAGAGTTAAAAAATGCACTCGAAGTTTCAGAAACTGTGGTTTTAAGTGCGCTCAAAAGGCAAGAGAGTAGAGGAGCTCATAATCGTGATGATTTTGCTGATGAGAATTTGAAATTAAGAAAATCAATTTTAATCAATGAGCCAAAAAAGGGATATTTTAAAGTCTGGTATGAAGATAATAAGTTTATGTTAATACTACAGAAAATATTTACAAATTAA
- a CDS encoding aldo/keto reductase, with product MGFATLKDTNNFAKKFSNYKDFYIKHNDLIFSKLGLGTFNAEPYKEENYVFHYIEGVKEAVKNGINLVDTASNYRYGQSEKEIGEALKELFEEGISKREELIICSKGGFIQLDYPFPENPYTWIEENIIDKNLAKSEDIELDQHCMTPDFLEYSCRRSIENLGVDALDIYYLHNPEMQLLKLGEKEFYKMVEKVFARFEKLADEGLFNSYGVCVWNGFTAENQELISLEKLLKIAVKVGGENHRFKYIQLPFNMAKTNAYTTPTQVVNKEECTIIQAAHRLNIGVISSSSLLQMKLFKKSFSAETGAVLDDTMTLTSDIQLALQFVRSTPGIISSLFASKVPVHVKENCSISKVKSVDRKRYDLLYRL from the coding sequence ATGGGGTTTGCTACACTAAAAGACACAAATAACTTTGCTAAGAAGTTTTCAAACTATAAAGATTTTTATATAAAGCACAATGATTTAATATTTTCAAAATTAGGTCTTGGAACTTTTAATGCAGAGCCTTATAAAGAGGAAAACTATGTTTTTCACTATATTGAGGGTGTTAAAGAAGCTGTAAAAAATGGTATAAACTTAGTAGATACAGCAAGTAATTATAGATATGGGCAGAGTGAAAAAGAGATAGGTGAAGCATTAAAAGAGCTTTTTGAAGAGGGTATTAGCAAAAGAGAAGAGTTGATAATCTGTTCAAAAGGTGGCTTTATACAGCTTGATTATCCATTTCCTGAAAATCCTTACACTTGGATAGAAGAAAATATAATAGATAAAAATTTAGCAAAATCAGAAGACATAGAGTTAGATCAACATTGTATGACACCTGATTTTTTAGAGTATTCATGCAGGAGAAGTATAGAAAACTTAGGTGTTGATGCATTAGACATATATTATCTACATAATCCAGAGATGCAACTGCTAAAACTTGGTGAAAAAGAGTTTTACAAGATGGTTGAGAAAGTGTTTGCAAGGTTTGAAAAGCTTGCAGATGAGGGTTTGTTTAACTCTTATGGTGTATGCGTCTGGAATGGATTTACGGCTGAGAATCAAGAGCTAATAAGTTTAGAAAAGCTTTTAAAGATTGCTGTTAAAGTTGGTGGAGAAAACCATCGATTCAAATATATTCAACTGCCCTTTAATATGGCAAAGACAAATGCCTATACAACTCCAACACAAGTGGTGAATAAGGAAGAGTGTACAATCATTCAAGCCGCACACAGATTAAATATTGGGGTTATTAGCTCATCATCTTTGCTTCAAATGAAGCTATTTAAAAAATCATTCTCGGCAGAAACAGGTGCTGTTCTAGATGACACTATGACGCTAACTAGCGATATACAACTCGCACTCCAGTTTGTGCGTTCTACTCCTGGGATTATAAGTAGCTTATTTGCCTCAAAAGTGCCGGTACATGTAAAAGAAAATTGTTCGATATCAAAAGTAAAGTCAGTAGATAGAAAAAGATATGACTTACTTTACAGGTTGTAG